A section of the Tachysurus fulvidraco isolate hzauxx_2018 chromosome 7, HZAU_PFXX_2.0, whole genome shotgun sequence genome encodes:
- the septin7a gene encoding septin 7a isoform X4 codes for MVAQQKNLEGYVGFANLPNQVYRKSVKRGFEFTLMVVGESGLGKSTLINSLFLTDLYSSEYPGPSHRIKKTVQVEQSKVLVKEGGVQLLLTIVDTPGFGDAVDNSNCWQPVIDHIDSKFEDYLNAESRVNRRQMPDNRVQCCLYFIAPSGHGLKPLDIEFMKRLHEKVNIIPLIAKADTLTPEECQQFKKQIMREIQEHKIKIYEFPETDDEEENKLVKKIKDRLPLAVVGSNTIIEVNGKRVRGRQYPWGVAEVENGEHCDFTILRNMLIRTHMQDLKDVTNNVHYENYRSRKLAAVTYNGADNNKSKGQLTKSPLAQMEEERREHVAKMKKMEMEMEQVFEMKVKEKLQKLKDSETELQRRNEQMRKNLEAQHKELEEKRRQFEEEKAGWEVQQRLVEQQKLDASRTLEKNKKKKIF; via the exons ATGG TAGCA CAACAGAAGAACCTGGAAGGATATGTGGGCTTCGCAAACCTCCCCAACCAAGTTTACAGAAAGTCGGTGAAGAGAGGCTTCGAGTTCACGCTAATGGTCGTGG GAGAGTCGGGACTGGGGAAGTCGACCCTCATCAACTCGCTCTTCCTCACAGATCTGTACTCTTCAGAGTATCCCGGACCTTCTCACAGAATCAAGAAGACTGTTCAG gtggaaCAGTCCAAGGTGCTGGTGAAAGAGGGGGGGGTGCAGCTGCTGCTCACTATCGTGGACACGCCGGGATTCGGAGATGCCGTAGACAACAGCAACTG CTGGCAGCCGGTGATCGATCACATCGACAGTAAGTTTGAGGATTACCTCAACGCAGAGTCGCGCGTCAACAGGCGGCAGATGCCTGACAATAGAGTGCAATGCTGCTTGTACTTCATCGCCCCCTCTGGTCACGG GCTGAAGCCCCTGGACATCGAGTTCATGAAGCGGTTACACGAAAAAGTCAACATCATCCCGCTCATCGCCAAAGCAGACACACTGACTCCGGAGGAGTGCCAGCAGTTCAAGaagcag ATAATGCGAGAAATCCAGGAGCACAAAATCAAGATCTACGAGTTCCCTGAAACGGATGATGAAGAGGAGAACAAACTAGTGAAGAAGATTaag GACCGACTGCCGCTCGCCGTCGTCGGCAGCAACACCATCATCGAGGTAAACGGGAAGCGTGTGAGAGGGAGGCAGTACCCCTGGGGTGTGGCTGAGG TTGAGAACGGAGAGCACTGTGACTTCACGATCTTACGAAACATGCTCATCAG aACCCACATGCAGGACCTGAAGGACGTGACTAATAACGTTCACTACGAGAATTACCGCAGCAGGAAGCTCGCCGCCGTCACCTACAATGGAGCGGACAACAACAAGAGCAAAGGCCAACTCaccaa gaGTCCCCTGGCTCagatggaggaggagaggagagagcatGTGGCTAAGATGAagaagatggagatggagatggagcaGGTGTTTGAGATGAAGGTGAAGGAGAAGCTCCAGAAGCTGAAGGACTCTGAGACGGAG CTGCAGCGGCGTAATGAGCAGATGAGGAAGAACCTGGAGGCTCAGCATAAAGAGCTGGAGGAGAAGAGGAGGCAGTTTGAGGAGGAGAAAGCAGGCTGGGAGGTTCAACAACGCCTGGTGGAGCAGCAGAAACTCGACGCCTCTAg GACTTtggagaaaaacaagaagaaaaagatctTTTAA
- the septin7a gene encoding septin 7a isoform X2 — protein sequence MAQQKNLEGYVGFANLPNQVYRKSVKRGFEFTLMVVGESGLGKSTLINSLFLTDLYSSEYPGPSHRIKKTVQVEQSKVLVKEGGVQLLLTIVDTPGFGDAVDNSNCWQPVIDHIDSKFEDYLNAESRVNRRQMPDNRVQCCLYFIAPSGHGLKPLDIEFMKRLHEKVNIIPLIAKADTLTPEECQQFKKQIMREIQEHKIKIYEFPETDDEEENKLVKKIKDRLPLAVVGSNTIIEVNGKRVRGRQYPWGVAEVENGEHCDFTILRNMLIRTHMQDLKDVTNNVHYENYRSRKLAAVTYNGADNNKSKGQLTKFETVDGMSPLAQMEEERREHVAKMKKMEMEMEQVFEMKVKEKLQKLKDSETELQRRNEQMRKNLEAQHKELEEKRRQFEEEKAGWEVQQRLVEQQKLDASRTLEKNKKKKIF from the exons ATGG ca CAACAGAAGAACCTGGAAGGATATGTGGGCTTCGCAAACCTCCCCAACCAAGTTTACAGAAAGTCGGTGAAGAGAGGCTTCGAGTTCACGCTAATGGTCGTGG GAGAGTCGGGACTGGGGAAGTCGACCCTCATCAACTCGCTCTTCCTCACAGATCTGTACTCTTCAGAGTATCCCGGACCTTCTCACAGAATCAAGAAGACTGTTCAG gtggaaCAGTCCAAGGTGCTGGTGAAAGAGGGGGGGGTGCAGCTGCTGCTCACTATCGTGGACACGCCGGGATTCGGAGATGCCGTAGACAACAGCAACTG CTGGCAGCCGGTGATCGATCACATCGACAGTAAGTTTGAGGATTACCTCAACGCAGAGTCGCGCGTCAACAGGCGGCAGATGCCTGACAATAGAGTGCAATGCTGCTTGTACTTCATCGCCCCCTCTGGTCACGG GCTGAAGCCCCTGGACATCGAGTTCATGAAGCGGTTACACGAAAAAGTCAACATCATCCCGCTCATCGCCAAAGCAGACACACTGACTCCGGAGGAGTGCCAGCAGTTCAAGaagcag ATAATGCGAGAAATCCAGGAGCACAAAATCAAGATCTACGAGTTCCCTGAAACGGATGATGAAGAGGAGAACAAACTAGTGAAGAAGATTaag GACCGACTGCCGCTCGCCGTCGTCGGCAGCAACACCATCATCGAGGTAAACGGGAAGCGTGTGAGAGGGAGGCAGTACCCCTGGGGTGTGGCTGAGG TTGAGAACGGAGAGCACTGTGACTTCACGATCTTACGAAACATGCTCATCAG aACCCACATGCAGGACCTGAAGGACGTGACTAATAACGTTCACTACGAGAATTACCGCAGCAGGAAGCTCGCCGCCGTCACCTACAATGGAGCGGACAACAACAAGAGCAAAGGCCAACTCaccaa atTTGAGACAGTTGATGGCAT gaGTCCCCTGGCTCagatggaggaggagaggagagagcatGTGGCTAAGATGAagaagatggagatggagatggagcaGGTGTTTGAGATGAAGGTGAAGGAGAAGCTCCAGAAGCTGAAGGACTCTGAGACGGAG CTGCAGCGGCGTAATGAGCAGATGAGGAAGAACCTGGAGGCTCAGCATAAAGAGCTGGAGGAGAAGAGGAGGCAGTTTGAGGAGGAGAAAGCAGGCTGGGAGGTTCAACAACGCCTGGTGGAGCAGCAGAAACTCGACGCCTCTAg GACTTtggagaaaaacaagaagaaaaagatctTTTAA
- the septin7a gene encoding septin 7a isoform X1, with protein MVAQQKNLEGYVGFANLPNQVYRKSVKRGFEFTLMVVGESGLGKSTLINSLFLTDLYSSEYPGPSHRIKKTVQVEQSKVLVKEGGVQLLLTIVDTPGFGDAVDNSNCWQPVIDHIDSKFEDYLNAESRVNRRQMPDNRVQCCLYFIAPSGHGLKPLDIEFMKRLHEKVNIIPLIAKADTLTPEECQQFKKQIMREIQEHKIKIYEFPETDDEEENKLVKKIKDRLPLAVVGSNTIIEVNGKRVRGRQYPWGVAEVENGEHCDFTILRNMLIRTHMQDLKDVTNNVHYENYRSRKLAAVTYNGADNNKSKGQLTKFETVDGMSPLAQMEEERREHVAKMKKMEMEMEQVFEMKVKEKLQKLKDSETELQRRNEQMRKNLEAQHKELEEKRRQFEEEKAGWEVQQRLVEQQKLDASRTLEKNKKKKIF; from the exons ATGG TAGCA CAACAGAAGAACCTGGAAGGATATGTGGGCTTCGCAAACCTCCCCAACCAAGTTTACAGAAAGTCGGTGAAGAGAGGCTTCGAGTTCACGCTAATGGTCGTGG GAGAGTCGGGACTGGGGAAGTCGACCCTCATCAACTCGCTCTTCCTCACAGATCTGTACTCTTCAGAGTATCCCGGACCTTCTCACAGAATCAAGAAGACTGTTCAG gtggaaCAGTCCAAGGTGCTGGTGAAAGAGGGGGGGGTGCAGCTGCTGCTCACTATCGTGGACACGCCGGGATTCGGAGATGCCGTAGACAACAGCAACTG CTGGCAGCCGGTGATCGATCACATCGACAGTAAGTTTGAGGATTACCTCAACGCAGAGTCGCGCGTCAACAGGCGGCAGATGCCTGACAATAGAGTGCAATGCTGCTTGTACTTCATCGCCCCCTCTGGTCACGG GCTGAAGCCCCTGGACATCGAGTTCATGAAGCGGTTACACGAAAAAGTCAACATCATCCCGCTCATCGCCAAAGCAGACACACTGACTCCGGAGGAGTGCCAGCAGTTCAAGaagcag ATAATGCGAGAAATCCAGGAGCACAAAATCAAGATCTACGAGTTCCCTGAAACGGATGATGAAGAGGAGAACAAACTAGTGAAGAAGATTaag GACCGACTGCCGCTCGCCGTCGTCGGCAGCAACACCATCATCGAGGTAAACGGGAAGCGTGTGAGAGGGAGGCAGTACCCCTGGGGTGTGGCTGAGG TTGAGAACGGAGAGCACTGTGACTTCACGATCTTACGAAACATGCTCATCAG aACCCACATGCAGGACCTGAAGGACGTGACTAATAACGTTCACTACGAGAATTACCGCAGCAGGAAGCTCGCCGCCGTCACCTACAATGGAGCGGACAACAACAAGAGCAAAGGCCAACTCaccaa atTTGAGACAGTTGATGGCAT gaGTCCCCTGGCTCagatggaggaggagaggagagagcatGTGGCTAAGATGAagaagatggagatggagatggagcaGGTGTTTGAGATGAAGGTGAAGGAGAAGCTCCAGAAGCTGAAGGACTCTGAGACGGAG CTGCAGCGGCGTAATGAGCAGATGAGGAAGAACCTGGAGGCTCAGCATAAAGAGCTGGAGGAGAAGAGGAGGCAGTTTGAGGAGGAGAAAGCAGGCTGGGAGGTTCAACAACGCCTGGTGGAGCAGCAGAAACTCGACGCCTCTAg GACTTtggagaaaaacaagaagaaaaagatctTTTAA
- the septin7a gene encoding septin 7a isoform X3 — translation MAQQKNLEGYVGFANLPNQVYRKSVKRGFEFTLMVVGESGLGKSTLINSLFLTDLYSSEYPGPSHRIKKTVQVEQSKVLVKEGGVQLLLTIVDTPGFGDAVDNSNCWQPVIDHIDSKFEDYLNAESRVNRRQMPDNRVQCCLYFIAPSGHGLKPLDIEFMKRLHEKVNIIPLIAKADTLTPEECQQFKKQIMREIQEHKIKIYEFPETDDEEENKLVKKIKDRLPLAVVGSNTIIEVNGKRVRGRQYPWGVAEVENGEHCDFTILRNMLIRTHMQDLKDVTNNVHYENYRSRKLAAVTYNGADNNKSKGQLTKFETVDGMSPLAQMEEERREHVAKMKKMEMEMEQVFEMKVKEKLQKLKDSETELQRRNEQMRKNLEAQHKELEEKRRQFEEEKAGWEVQQRLVEQQKLDASRTLEKNKKKKIF, via the exons ATGG CT CAACAGAAGAACCTGGAAGGATATGTGGGCTTCGCAAACCTCCCCAACCAAGTTTACAGAAAGTCGGTGAAGAGAGGCTTCGAGTTCACGCTAATGGTCGTGG GAGAGTCGGGACTGGGGAAGTCGACCCTCATCAACTCGCTCTTCCTCACAGATCTGTACTCTTCAGAGTATCCCGGACCTTCTCACAGAATCAAGAAGACTGTTCAG gtggaaCAGTCCAAGGTGCTGGTGAAAGAGGGGGGGGTGCAGCTGCTGCTCACTATCGTGGACACGCCGGGATTCGGAGATGCCGTAGACAACAGCAACTG CTGGCAGCCGGTGATCGATCACATCGACAGTAAGTTTGAGGATTACCTCAACGCAGAGTCGCGCGTCAACAGGCGGCAGATGCCTGACAATAGAGTGCAATGCTGCTTGTACTTCATCGCCCCCTCTGGTCACGG GCTGAAGCCCCTGGACATCGAGTTCATGAAGCGGTTACACGAAAAAGTCAACATCATCCCGCTCATCGCCAAAGCAGACACACTGACTCCGGAGGAGTGCCAGCAGTTCAAGaagcag ATAATGCGAGAAATCCAGGAGCACAAAATCAAGATCTACGAGTTCCCTGAAACGGATGATGAAGAGGAGAACAAACTAGTGAAGAAGATTaag GACCGACTGCCGCTCGCCGTCGTCGGCAGCAACACCATCATCGAGGTAAACGGGAAGCGTGTGAGAGGGAGGCAGTACCCCTGGGGTGTGGCTGAGG TTGAGAACGGAGAGCACTGTGACTTCACGATCTTACGAAACATGCTCATCAG aACCCACATGCAGGACCTGAAGGACGTGACTAATAACGTTCACTACGAGAATTACCGCAGCAGGAAGCTCGCCGCCGTCACCTACAATGGAGCGGACAACAACAAGAGCAAAGGCCAACTCaccaa atTTGAGACAGTTGATGGCAT gaGTCCCCTGGCTCagatggaggaggagaggagagagcatGTGGCTAAGATGAagaagatggagatggagatggagcaGGTGTTTGAGATGAAGGTGAAGGAGAAGCTCCAGAAGCTGAAGGACTCTGAGACGGAG CTGCAGCGGCGTAATGAGCAGATGAGGAAGAACCTGGAGGCTCAGCATAAAGAGCTGGAGGAGAAGAGGAGGCAGTTTGAGGAGGAGAAAGCAGGCTGGGAGGTTCAACAACGCCTGGTGGAGCAGCAGAAACTCGACGCCTCTAg GACTTtggagaaaaacaagaagaaaaagatctTTTAA